A window of Haliscomenobacter hydrossis DSM 1100 contains these coding sequences:
- a CDS encoding YdeI/OmpD-associated family protein: MPIMEITEVFYPQNRQEWRAWLQTHHNSGKTEVWLQTYRKATGKPSIPYDDMVEECLCFGWIDGVVKKYDEESAVQRITPRKKKTFLSELNRQRIWKLQQLGLMTAAGIAPIAEQIGSIDDPLIVPEWIAAQLQHDPVVWENFQAFPHHYKRLKIRWIDEIKGESRNAEKQKRMDYLIKMTRQGKMYGTQPLKS; encoded by the coding sequence ATGCCAATCATGGAAATTACCGAGGTCTTTTATCCTCAGAACCGACAAGAATGGCGAGCGTGGTTGCAAACCCACCACAACAGTGGCAAAACCGAAGTTTGGCTACAAACCTACCGCAAGGCCACAGGCAAACCTTCTATCCCTTATGACGATATGGTGGAAGAATGCCTCTGCTTTGGCTGGATTGATGGGGTGGTAAAAAAATACGACGAAGAGAGTGCTGTACAACGCATCACCCCGCGCAAGAAAAAAACCTTCCTTTCCGAACTCAATCGCCAACGCATTTGGAAACTCCAGCAACTGGGGCTGATGACGGCAGCCGGGATTGCCCCCATTGCCGAACAAATTGGCTCCATCGACGATCCCCTAATCGTTCCCGAATGGATCGCTGCTCAGCTACAGCACGATCCCGTGGTGTGGGAGAACTTTCAAGCCTTCCCACACCATTACAAACGCCTGAAAATACGCTGGATCGATGAAATTAAAGGCGAGAGCCGGAATGCCGAAAAACAAAAGCGCATGGACTATTTGATCAAAATGACCCGACAGGGGAAAATGTACGGCACGCAGCCCTTGAAGAGTTGA
- a CDS encoding nuclear transport factor 2 family protein, translating into MSGLEIVQMYYQCFNNQDWSGMLALLHPHIRHEANQGEAQIGIEAFRAFLNHMDECYAEKLSDFTYFTEPSGQRVAVEFTVTGVYKKTDGDLPAAHGQTYVLPVGAFLELADDKIVRVTNYYNLPLWIRKVEMLEG; encoded by the coding sequence ATGAGTGGATTGGAAATTGTACAAATGTACTATCAGTGTTTCAATAACCAAGACTGGTCGGGCATGTTGGCCCTGCTGCATCCCCATATTCGGCACGAGGCCAATCAGGGCGAGGCTCAAATTGGCATCGAAGCTTTTCGGGCATTTTTGAACCATATGGACGAATGTTACGCCGAAAAACTGAGTGACTTTACTTATTTCACCGAACCAAGTGGTCAACGTGTGGCGGTGGAATTTACAGTAACTGGTGTGTACAAAAAAACGGATGGCGATTTGCCCGCAGCGCATGGACAAACCTATGTTTTGCCGGTGGGTGCTTTTCTGGAGCTTGCCGATGATAAAATTGTGCGGGTGACCAATTATTACAACTTGCCTTTGTGGATCAGAAAAGTTGAAATGTTGGAGGGTTGA
- a CDS encoding ABC transporter permease — translation MLKLFLRIASRAFFKDRTSGLINIVGLSLGMTGALLIGMWVSNELSYDRYHDHAERIYRLKTHIKISDTETWHWNTVPLKFAGILGSQLAEIELISQATSGAGSATVKLKNQLIKVEHCATVDSSWFKLFKYEFIDGSQEAFFEHPKSVILNQSTARQFFGDADPIGQILRIDTNECVVQAIIKDAPLNSSFKFNLLMPLKLYLGDPNNFSNSNNWGNFNFNAYTRLRPDADAKKLGQKITRILRKEKNDSTIVATIEPLTEMRFDQSVMSGDEATTDFSTIRIFFIIGLLILIVACINYVNLSIARTSKRSKEIGMQKILGASKKQVFSQFMLESAAMCMVALVGTLLMAHLCMPMFNQLTGEQFKLQLLDGSLWKIILIVLTLVILLTGVYPALLLSSFQPISIMKGSGFLSKHKTGFWKGLAVLQFAISVGLIVSTLTIYQQLQFVRNKNLGFNREYVLRLNFPWQMMRDPAGQSTVQRMAREMENNPAVSGISMASTSIVNHGSSSSGNFEWEGRKENENPTFAPFSADPNFQKIFGLKLVEGRWFEEGNKADESNFVLNETAVKICNLKSPVVGQRFKGNGIEGQIVGVVKDFHLRDMHEKIPPVVINGDPEWRSTLYVKTSGANASKVVDLASGLWRSNIPNRIFEYQFLDDEFEKLYEKDQRTALMFNIFSVVAILISCLGLFALAAFTAERRTKEIGVRKVLGASISGIVALLSKDFVIMVCIGIGIASPLAWYVMQQWLQNFAYRIDIQWWFFAVAGLMAMGVALITVSIQAIRAALVNPVKSLKSE, via the coding sequence ATGCTCAAACTCTTCCTACGCATTGCGTCTCGCGCATTCTTCAAGGATCGGACTTCGGGTTTGATCAATATCGTTGGTTTATCCTTGGGCATGACCGGGGCATTGCTCATTGGCATGTGGGTCAGTAACGAGTTGAGCTATGACCGTTACCACGACCATGCTGAGCGCATTTACCGCCTCAAGACACACATCAAAATCAGCGATACCGAAACATGGCATTGGAATACCGTTCCTCTAAAATTTGCAGGAATTTTGGGCAGTCAATTGGCCGAAATAGAGTTGATTTCTCAAGCTACCTCTGGGGCAGGGTCGGCCACAGTAAAGCTTAAAAACCAATTGATTAAGGTTGAACACTGTGCGACTGTTGATTCCAGTTGGTTCAAACTCTTCAAATACGAATTTATAGATGGCAGTCAGGAAGCCTTTTTTGAACACCCTAAAAGTGTCATCCTCAATCAAAGTACTGCACGTCAATTTTTTGGTGATGCCGATCCAATTGGCCAAATCCTGCGCATAGACACCAACGAATGTGTGGTTCAGGCCATCATCAAAGACGCACCTCTCAACTCCAGCTTCAAGTTTAACCTCTTGATGCCGCTGAAGTTGTATTTGGGTGACCCCAACAACTTTTCCAATTCCAACAATTGGGGCAATTTTAACTTCAACGCCTACACCCGCCTGCGCCCTGACGCCGATGCCAAAAAACTGGGCCAGAAAATCACCCGAATTTTACGCAAAGAAAAAAACGACAGCACTATTGTCGCCACCATCGAACCGCTGACGGAAATGCGCTTCGACCAGTCTGTCATGTCTGGTGATGAGGCCACCACCGACTTCAGTACCATCCGCATTTTTTTCATCATTGGTTTGTTGATCCTGATTGTAGCCTGCATCAACTACGTTAATTTATCCATTGCCCGCACCAGCAAACGCAGCAAGGAAATTGGCATGCAAAAAATCTTGGGCGCGAGTAAAAAACAAGTGTTTAGCCAGTTTATGCTGGAATCTGCAGCCATGTGTATGGTGGCCCTGGTCGGCACTTTGCTGATGGCACACCTGTGTATGCCCATGTTCAATCAGCTTACTGGTGAGCAATTCAAACTCCAGCTTTTGGATGGCAGTTTGTGGAAAATCATCCTGATTGTACTCACGCTGGTCATCTTGCTTACCGGCGTTTACCCGGCACTATTGCTCTCTTCTTTCCAACCCATCAGCATCATGAAGGGCAGTGGTTTTTTGAGCAAACACAAAACAGGTTTCTGGAAGGGTTTGGCCGTATTACAATTTGCCATTTCAGTGGGTTTGATCGTCAGCACCCTGACCATTTACCAACAATTGCAGTTTGTGCGCAATAAAAACCTGGGTTTCAATCGCGAATATGTGCTAAGACTGAACTTCCCTTGGCAGATGATGAGAGACCCCGCCGGTCAAAGCACGGTTCAGCGCATGGCCCGCGAAATGGAAAACAACCCTGCCGTAAGTGGCATCAGTATGGCCTCAACTTCCATTGTCAACCACGGTTCTAGTAGTAGCGGCAATTTCGAATGGGAAGGCCGTAAAGAAAATGAAAACCCGACTTTTGCTCCATTTTCTGCTGACCCGAATTTTCAAAAAATATTCGGCCTAAAATTGGTAGAAGGCCGCTGGTTTGAGGAAGGCAACAAAGCAGATGAAAGCAATTTCGTACTCAATGAAACTGCGGTTAAAATTTGTAATTTGAAATCCCCGGTAGTTGGTCAGCGCTTCAAAGGCAATGGCATTGAAGGACAAATTGTGGGCGTAGTCAAAGACTTCCACCTGCGCGATATGCACGAAAAAATTCCTCCTGTGGTCATCAATGGCGATCCCGAATGGCGTTCGACCTTGTACGTCAAAACCAGTGGTGCCAATGCCAGCAAGGTAGTTGACTTGGCGAGTGGCCTTTGGCGAAGCAATATTCCAAACCGCATTTTTGAATACCAGTTCCTCGATGACGAATTTGAAAAGTTATACGAAAAAGACCAGCGCACGGCGCTGATGTTCAATATTTTTTCTGTAGTCGCCATCTTGATTTCCTGTTTGGGGCTGTTCGCCCTGGCTGCATTTACCGCTGAACGCCGCACCAAGGAGATTGGGGTACGCAAGGTATTGGGCGCTTCGATTTCTGGCATCGTTGCGCTGTTGTCCAAAGATTTTGTGATCATGGTCTGTATTGGCATTGGCATTGCTTCTCCACTAGCCTGGTACGTGATGCAACAATGGCTCCAAAACTTTGCCTATCGCATTGACATTCAGTGGTGGTTCTTTGCGGTTGCAGGATTGATGGCAATGGGGGTTGCGCTGATCACGGTGAGCATTCAAGCCATCCGAGCGGCACTGGTCAATCCGGTTAAATCGTTGAAATCAGAGTAA
- a CDS encoding ABC transporter ATP-binding protein, with product MIKTVNLQKVFTTEEVETTALNGISLEIQDGEFVAIMGPSGCGKSTLLNILGLLDNPSLGEYHFYGTEVAKMPERSRAQLRKGNIGFVFQSFNLIDELTVYENVELPLLYLKVPAADRKKRAEASLERMNMMHRRNHFPQQLSGGQQQRTAIARAVVATPKMILADEPTGNLDSSNGEQVMNLLRELNNEGTTIVMVTHSPHDSGFAHRVINLFDGKVVTENFHV from the coding sequence ATGATAAAGACCGTCAACCTACAAAAGGTTTTCACGACCGAAGAAGTAGAAACCACCGCCTTAAACGGCATCAGCCTGGAAATCCAGGACGGAGAATTTGTTGCCATCATGGGGCCTTCTGGCTGCGGTAAATCTACCTTGCTCAACATCCTGGGCTTGTTGGACAATCCGTCTTTAGGAGAATATCATTTCTATGGCACCGAAGTAGCCAAAATGCCTGAACGCAGTCGGGCACAATTGCGCAAAGGAAACATTGGTTTTGTATTCCAGAGCTTCAACCTGATCGATGAGCTTACGGTATACGAAAACGTGGAGCTTCCGCTGTTGTACCTCAAAGTTCCTGCTGCTGACCGCAAAAAGCGCGCTGAGGCATCTCTTGAGCGGATGAACATGATGCACCGCCGCAATCACTTTCCACAACAATTATCGGGTGGTCAGCAACAGCGTACGGCCATTGCCCGTGCCGTAGTGGCTACACCCAAGATGATCCTTGCGGACGAACCTACGGGTAACCTCGATTCTTCCAACGGGGAACAGGTAATGAACCTGCTCCGTGAACTCAATAACGAAGGGACCACCATCGTGATGGTGACGCACTCACCGCACGATTCAGGTTTTGCCCACCGGGTCATCAATTTGTTTGATGGTAAGGTGGTGACGGAGAATTTTCATGTTTAG
- a CDS encoding Gfo/Idh/MocA family oxidoreductase, producing the protein MTTVAILGFGLSGRYLQAPFFLANPNFRLKTIVSNTQNPQDIYPGVQKATSLEAVLADPEIDLVSVASPNETHFAYTQQCLRAGKHVLTEKPFTPTAAEAEELIALAKQVGKHLFVFQNRRWDSDFLTVQKVISEGLIGEVLSYEAHFNRYKPVLNPKKWKETIAPGNGILYDLGAHTLDQAIVLFGKPKSVWGQTFTQREHSEVDDAFDVRLDYGKIKVTLKSSLLVREDTPRYIIQGTKGSFVKYGIDVQEDHLKAGIMPGMPGFGIETEANWATINTEVGGLHLRGRVETLPGNWAPLFQNMHEVISAGQAPLIDMQDIVEQLRVMEAVKVG; encoded by the coding sequence ATGACTACTGTAGCAATCCTTGGATTTGGGCTTTCCGGACGTTACCTGCAAGCGCCGTTTTTTTTGGCCAATCCAAATTTTCGACTCAAAACCATTGTCAGCAATACCCAAAACCCCCAGGACATCTATCCCGGTGTGCAAAAGGCGACCAGTTTGGAAGCCGTACTGGCCGATCCAGAGATTGATTTGGTGAGTGTAGCCTCGCCCAATGAAACACATTTTGCCTACACCCAGCAATGTTTGCGGGCAGGAAAACACGTGTTGACCGAAAAACCGTTCACCCCAACCGCTGCCGAAGCAGAGGAACTGATTGCCCTGGCCAAACAAGTAGGCAAACACTTGTTTGTGTTCCAAAATCGCCGCTGGGACAGCGATTTTCTCACCGTGCAAAAAGTCATTTCGGAAGGATTGATCGGTGAAGTCTTGAGCTATGAGGCCCATTTCAACCGCTACAAGCCGGTATTGAATCCCAAAAAATGGAAAGAAACCATCGCTCCAGGCAATGGTATTTTGTACGATCTGGGCGCACATACCCTCGATCAGGCCATTGTACTGTTTGGCAAACCCAAGTCTGTTTGGGGCCAAACCTTCACCCAACGCGAACATTCCGAAGTAGACGATGCTTTTGATGTGCGGCTGGACTATGGCAAAATCAAAGTTACCCTCAAAAGCAGTCTGCTAGTACGGGAAGACACGCCCCGCTACATCATTCAGGGCACCAAAGGTTCTTTTGTCAAATATGGCATCGACGTGCAGGAAGACCACCTCAAGGCAGGCATCATGCCGGGTATGCCGGGCTTTGGCATCGAAACCGAAGCCAATTGGGCTACAATCAATACCGAGGTGGGCGGGTTGCACCTGCGTGGGCGGGTTGAAACCCTGCCAGGCAACTGGGCACCGCTCTTTCAAAACATGCACGAGGTGATCAGCGCCGGGCAAGCACCCTTGATCGATATGCAGGACATTGTGGAACAACTGCGGGTCATGGAAGCCGTGAAGGTTGGATAA
- a CDS encoding AAA family ATPase yields MRITKLELKNFKRFTDLRIEHIPPQAKLVLLIGSNGSGKSSVFDAFQYLNSIKDGKSRDVQSNYFRKNIDAITEALVFFDDGSKVGTNGKANFSTQSFHTSSPFYGRTSFRQLSRLTKTSLGNIGSIQSDFDRPDFFIDRDNRFENDIDHITGNILKEVFQLQNPAQVISEKYINPINRALENIFGHANGTKLSLVEIIPPLEGKVAQVIFKKGTSTIHYDLLSAGEKEVFNVISNLMSRRDLFQETIYFFDEMDLHLNTKIQYNLLKEITENWIPEKSQLWTASHSLGFIEYAKHADQAIIIDFDDYDFDQPKVLTPEAKDNPDIYEIAVGKEFLSSLFRSMDVYFVENKDQDYYAVAGIDKAVFVAEKDRNSVFHKVRSGTFKGIVDRDYLSDEDIELIKAQYPNLFVLPYYSIENLLYHPANLADYYKGKNQSFDKGQYIDDLRTAKDEVVERLAYTLATKRLEYPYFGEPEFLAKPLQNRFKNKQENFDQAEFIGSSLKSSNFEDFYKNLPMKSYCTHLQQRQNIPKSDLAKTKWFHKTMSTLLQK; encoded by the coding sequence ATGCGCATCACTAAACTTGAACTGAAGAATTTCAAACGTTTCACCGATTTGCGGATTGAGCATATCCCTCCGCAAGCTAAACTAGTGTTGTTGATTGGGTCAAATGGATCCGGTAAATCTTCGGTTTTTGATGCATTTCAGTATCTCAATTCTATAAAAGATGGAAAGTCTAGAGATGTCCAGAGCAATTATTTCCGCAAGAATATAGATGCCATTACTGAAGCTTTAGTTTTTTTCGATGATGGCTCTAAGGTAGGTACCAATGGAAAAGCTAATTTTTCTACTCAATCTTTTCATACAAGTAGCCCATTTTATGGAAGGACAAGTTTTCGCCAGCTTTCCAGATTAACAAAAACTTCTTTAGGTAATATTGGAAGTATCCAATCAGATTTTGACCGTCCAGATTTCTTTATTGACAGAGATAATCGTTTTGAAAATGATATTGACCACATTACTGGAAATATCTTAAAAGAAGTATTTCAACTTCAGAATCCTGCACAAGTCATCAGTGAAAAATACATTAATCCAATTAACCGAGCATTAGAAAATATCTTTGGGCATGCCAATGGGACAAAGTTAAGTCTAGTTGAAATCATTCCACCTCTAGAAGGGAAAGTAGCACAAGTTATCTTCAAAAAAGGCACTTCAACGATTCATTACGATTTACTTAGCGCTGGAGAGAAAGAAGTGTTCAACGTTATTTCCAATCTAATGAGCCGTAGAGACTTATTCCAAGAAACCATTTATTTCTTTGATGAAATGGATCTGCATCTAAACACCAAAATTCAGTACAATCTCCTGAAAGAAATCACTGAAAATTGGATTCCTGAAAAATCTCAACTTTGGACTGCATCACATTCTTTAGGGTTCATCGAGTACGCAAAACATGCTGATCAAGCCATTATTATTGATTTTGATGACTATGATTTTGACCAGCCGAAAGTACTTACGCCTGAGGCCAAAGACAATCCTGATATTTATGAGATCGCGGTTGGAAAAGAATTCCTTTCTTCTTTATTCCGATCAATGGATGTGTATTTTGTAGAAAATAAAGACCAGGATTATTATGCTGTTGCAGGAATTGACAAAGCTGTTTTTGTAGCAGAGAAAGACCGTAACAGCGTTTTTCATAAAGTTCGTTCAGGAACCTTTAAAGGCATTGTTGATCGAGATTATTTAAGCGACGAGGATATTGAGCTAATAAAAGCCCAATACCCCAATCTCTTCGTTTTACCCTATTATTCTATTGAAAACTTGCTTTATCATCCCGCTAACCTGGCAGATTATTACAAAGGCAAAAACCAGTCATTTGACAAGGGGCAATACATCGATGATTTAAGGACGGCAAAGGATGAAGTGGTCGAACGTCTAGCTTATACATTAGCAACCAAAAGACTGGAATATCCCTATTTTGGAGAACCAGAATTCCTCGCTAAACCCCTGCAAAATAGATTTAAAAATAAACAAGAAAATTTCGATCAAGCTGAATTTATTGGGTCATCATTAAAAAGCAGTAATTTTGAGGATTTTTACAAAAATCTGCCCATGAAATCTTATTGTACTCATCTTCAACAAAGGCAGAACATTCCCAAAAGTGATTTGGCAAAAACGAAATGGTTCCACAAGACAATGTCAACTTTATTACAGAAGTAG
- a CDS encoding ABC transporter permease yields MTNNPIKLAFKSLQRNRLVAGINLLGLALGFAVCTLILLMVLHERDFDRFHTRFERIYRVNTTSRYEGAAESTGPFSSYPMGPFLANTFEKEIENYTRLAPIDQNFVLSYKGIPNTIGQVFAVDTSFFSVFDFPLLVGNPRTAFADERNVVLSKQKAEEIFGHTDVLGKVLTKTYANPYKDNQDTVEHFTVSGVLAEIPAQSHLQFDLLFHIKRLPFWAVWDPNMINNWHAQATLTYVCLRNDNVNVAALQKKIPKKLKARMTQSENIALSLQALKDVHMRSGKLQDGESTNHAKFDEAYLLIFGAIGLFILFIACINYSNLSTIIAGRRGREIAVRKTIGASQQSIVFQFLNESFLMTGIALALSVGVIFMLRPLLIGVDYPVSALRYLSTPGFGLAILAAIFVLGIISGAYPAFVVSRFLPVKIFRGGKGLEMRRSKLIPALVVLQFTAAIVLVVCTLVSSRQLNFVLKSDMGYATDQILVADLGMSNIFKSQVLKEELEKIPGVEEVALSDQTLGVGLMQNGVKYVSKKGKLEHIAIPRIAVDQNFMGFYQMKLVAGKGISTEGPAKGNEYLINETLAKQLGWTAQEAIGKQMRYTEMVDMGQIVGVVKDFHFNNLYQNIEPLCMRASNWTTAISVKVATNDLSKNLSSITTAWQKIIPDKPFNYQFMDDRFAMVYAAESRLNRLTQLGSALAIFIACLGLFGLATYAVERRTKEIGIRKVMGASISSITSLLSREFIRLVLIATLIAGPIAWYLSEQWLQNFSYRITPQWWMFLLAGLGAALVAFLTISVQSVRAALSDPVKSLRNE; encoded by the coding sequence ATGACAAACAACCCTATAAAGCTGGCTTTCAAAAGCTTGCAACGCAACCGCCTGGTGGCTGGAATCAACCTCCTCGGCCTCGCTTTGGGGTTTGCGGTTTGTACCCTGATTCTGTTGATGGTGCTACACGAGCGGGACTTTGATCGTTTCCACACGCGTTTTGAGCGGATTTACCGGGTGAATACTACGTCACGATACGAGGGTGCTGCGGAAAGCACCGGGCCTTTCAGTAGTTACCCAATGGGGCCATTTTTGGCCAATACCTTTGAAAAAGAAATTGAAAATTATACCCGCCTGGCACCAATAGATCAAAATTTTGTGTTGAGTTACAAAGGCATCCCCAATACCATCGGACAGGTTTTTGCCGTCGATACTTCCTTTTTTAGCGTGTTTGATTTCCCCCTACTGGTGGGTAATCCGCGTACTGCTTTTGCGGATGAACGCAATGTCGTACTGAGCAAACAAAAAGCGGAAGAAATTTTTGGGCATACCGATGTGTTGGGAAAAGTGTTGACCAAAACCTACGCCAATCCCTACAAAGACAACCAGGATACGGTGGAGCACTTCACGGTAAGTGGAGTGTTGGCCGAAATTCCAGCACAATCTCACCTGCAATTCGATTTGTTGTTCCACATCAAACGTTTGCCATTTTGGGCGGTCTGGGATCCAAACATGATCAACAATTGGCATGCCCAGGCCACGTTGACCTATGTGTGCCTGCGCAACGACAACGTGAACGTTGCCGCATTGCAGAAAAAAATTCCTAAAAAACTAAAAGCCCGGATGACACAATCCGAGAACATTGCCCTCAGTTTGCAAGCGCTCAAAGACGTGCACATGCGTTCGGGCAAACTACAAGATGGGGAATCCACCAATCATGCCAAATTCGACGAAGCTTATTTGTTGATTTTTGGGGCTATAGGTTTGTTTATCCTCTTCATCGCTTGCATCAATTATTCCAACCTTTCCACGATAATCGCTGGCCGCAGAGGGCGTGAAATTGCGGTACGTAAAACCATTGGCGCTTCCCAACAATCCATTGTTTTCCAGTTTTTGAATGAATCCTTCCTGATGACGGGCATTGCCCTGGCGCTTTCAGTAGGGGTTATTTTTATGCTGAGGCCGCTGCTTATTGGTGTTGATTATCCGGTAAGTGCGTTGCGCTATTTGTCAACTCCGGGTTTTGGTTTGGCCATTTTGGCGGCCATTTTTGTTCTGGGTATCATCTCGGGAGCCTATCCAGCTTTTGTGGTATCCCGTTTTTTGCCCGTAAAAATATTCCGGGGTGGTAAGGGGCTGGAAATGCGGCGTAGTAAATTGATCCCCGCTTTGGTGGTTCTGCAATTCACGGCAGCTATTGTGCTGGTGGTGTGTACGTTGGTGTCTTCCCGCCAACTCAATTTTGTGCTCAAAAGCGACATGGGTTATGCAACCGATCAAATTTTGGTGGCCGACCTAGGCATGTCCAATATTTTCAAAAGCCAGGTGTTGAAGGAAGAGTTGGAAAAAATTCCGGGAGTAGAGGAAGTCGCTTTATCCGATCAGACCCTCGGGGTTGGTTTGATGCAAAATGGCGTTAAATACGTCAGCAAAAAAGGAAAGCTGGAGCACATCGCGATACCGCGTATTGCGGTAGACCAGAATTTTATGGGTTTTTATCAAATGAAACTGGTAGCTGGCAAAGGCATCAGTACTGAAGGACCCGCCAAGGGCAACGAATACCTGATCAACGAAACCCTGGCCAAACAACTGGGCTGGACGGCCCAAGAAGCCATTGGCAAACAAATGCGCTACACTGAAATGGTCGATATGGGGCAAATTGTAGGGGTAGTCAAAGATTTTCATTTCAACAACCTCTACCAGAACATCGAACCATTGTGCATGCGTGCCAGCAATTGGACTACGGCCATTAGTGTAAAAGTAGCTACCAATGACCTCTCCAAAAACCTGAGCAGCATTACCACTGCATGGCAAAAAATCATCCCCGATAAACCTTTCAATTACCAATTCATGGACGATCGGTTTGCCATGGTTTATGCAGCCGAAAGTCGCTTGAATCGCTTGACACAATTGGGATCAGCCTTGGCCATCTTTATCGCCTGTTTGGGTTTGTTTGGCTTGGCCACTTACGCCGTCGAACGCCGCACCAAGGAAATTGGCATCCGTAAAGTGATGGGCGCCAGCATCAGCAGCATTACCAGCTTGCTTTCGCGCGAGTTCATCCGCCTGGTGTTGATCGCCACCTTGATTGCCGGACCCATTGCCTGGTACCTCTCCGAACAATGGCTACAAAACTTCAGCTATCGCATCACCCCCCAATGGTGGATGTTTCTGCTGGCGGGTTTGGGTGCGGCTCTAGTGGCTTTTTTGACCATCAGTGTACAAAGTGTCCGAGCGGCCTTGAGCGACCCGGTTAAGTCGCTGCGCAACGAATGA
- a CDS encoding efflux RND transporter periplasmic adaptor subunit gives MDRKIEKKFWTTQRIVLFVLGAAFVGFFGWQLLKDHKTTLNVEQDKLTISEVTNGTFDETIPITGNVQPLKTIRLDAVVGGYVTQKLVEGGNEVTKGQTLLKLENQQLKLNFLQSETEASRLVNDLQNTRQRLKVERFALRRSLNELDFNIEQAKDLYDRNKQLFADKVVSEQEYLRAKRDYERLTKQREIEIESQKYQEENAVIQIKQLEGTLERTQRNVQLWRQTLENLEVKAPVPGLLSSMDVEVGSNISQGQNIGQIDDLRGFKIRAAIDEYYINRVFSGLPGSFEFNGKNYVLEIIKIYPEVRSSRFEVDMKFLLGAPEGIKRGQSVTVRLQLGQPTKAVLLPTGGFFSTTGGNWVYVLEKGDKRAVRRRISLGRKNPEFFEVLEGLKPGERVITSSYDTFGENEVLEF, from the coding sequence ATGGATAGGAAGATTGAAAAGAAATTTTGGACCACCCAACGAATTGTACTTTTTGTACTCGGTGCAGCATTTGTCGGTTTTTTCGGCTGGCAATTGCTCAAAGACCACAAAACCACGCTCAATGTTGAGCAAGACAAACTCACCATTTCAGAAGTCACCAATGGTACTTTTGATGAAACCATTCCGATCACGGGTAATGTTCAGCCCCTCAAAACCATCCGCCTCGACGCCGTAGTAGGTGGTTATGTCACTCAAAAGCTGGTAGAAGGCGGCAACGAAGTGACTAAGGGGCAAACCCTCTTGAAATTGGAAAACCAACAACTCAAACTCAACTTTTTGCAGTCTGAAACCGAAGCCAGCCGCCTGGTCAACGACCTGCAAAACACCCGCCAACGTCTGAAAGTCGAGCGCTTTGCCTTGCGCCGCAGTTTGAATGAGCTGGATTTCAACATTGAACAGGCCAAAGATTTATACGATCGCAACAAGCAACTATTTGCCGATAAAGTCGTCTCTGAACAAGAATACCTACGGGCAAAACGCGACTATGAGCGTTTGACCAAACAACGTGAAATCGAAATTGAGTCCCAAAAATACCAGGAAGAAAACGCCGTCATTCAAATCAAACAGTTGGAAGGCACCCTGGAGCGAACGCAGCGAAACGTTCAACTTTGGCGCCAAACCCTGGAAAATCTGGAAGTAAAAGCCCCGGTTCCCGGCTTGCTTTCTTCGATGGATGTGGAAGTAGGGTCGAACATCAGTCAGGGCCAAAACATCGGTCAAATTGACGACTTGCGGGGCTTTAAAATTCGCGCCGCCATCGACGAATACTACATCAACCGAGTATTCAGTGGTTTACCGGGCAGTTTTGAGTTCAATGGTAAAAATTACGTCCTGGAAATCATCAAGATTTACCCCGAAGTGCGCAGTAGCCGCTTTGAAGTGGACATGAAATTCTTGCTCGGTGCCCCCGAAGGCATCAAACGTGGCCAATCGGTAACTGTCCGCTTGCAGTTGGGGCAACCCACCAAAGCCGTATTGTTACCCACTGGAGGATTCTTTTCCACTACTGGCGGCAACTGGGTGTATGTGCTGGAAAAAGGAGACAAACGCGCGGTGCGCCGCCGCATCTCCCTGGGCCGCAAAAATCCTGAATTTTTTGAAGTATTGGAAGGCCTAAAACCCGGCGAACGGGTCATCACGTCTTCTTACGATACATTTGGAGAAAACGAAGTACTCGAATTTTAG